One Camelina sativa cultivar DH55 chromosome 3, Cs, whole genome shotgun sequence genomic window carries:
- the LOC104761679 gene encoding ABC transporter C family member 5 isoform X1 codes for MDFDEISFFFRDDLPLLELCSVVINLSLFLVFLFAVSARQILVCVRRSRDRFSKDDTVSASNVSLEREINDVTVGFGFKLSLLCCLYVLGVQVLVLGFDGVKVIREVSDWFLLCFPAAQCLAWFVLSFSVLHLKYKSSEKLPFLLRLWWFLSFSICLCTMYVDGRRLAIEGWSGCASHVVANLAVTPALGFLCFVALRGVSGIQVRRSSSDLQEPLLEEEEAACLKVTPYSSAGLVSLITLSWLDPLLSAGSKRPLELKDIPLLAPRDRAKSSYKVLKSNWKRSKSENPSKPPSLARAILKSFWKEAACNAVFAGLNTLVSYVGPYLISYFVDYLGGKEIFPHEGYVLAGIFFTSKLIETVTTRQWYMGVDILGMHVRSALTAMVYRKGLKLSNIAKQNHTSGEIVNYMAVDVQRIGDYSWYLHDIWMLPMQIILALAILYKSVGIASVATLVATIISILVTIPLAKIQEDYQDKLMTAKDERMRKTSECLRNMRVLKLQAWEDRYRVRLEEMREEENGWLRKALYSQAFVTFIFWSSPIFVAAVTFATSIFLGTQLTAGGVLSALATFRILQEPLRNFPDLVSMMAQTKVSLDRISGFLQEEELQEDATVVVPRGLSNIAIEIKDGVFCWDPFSSRPTLSGIQMKVEKGMRVAVCGTVGSGKSSFISCILGEIPKISGEVRICGTTGYVSQSAWIQSGNIEENILFGSPMEKARYKNVIQACSLKKDLELFSHGDQTIIGERGINLSGGQKQRVQLARALYQDADIYLLDDPFSALDAHTGSDLFRDYILSALAEKTVVFVTHQVEFLPAADLILVLKEGRIIQSGKYDDLLQAGTDFKALVSAHHEAIEAMDIPSLSSEDSDENPILDNLILHNPKSDVFENDIETLAKELQDGGSSSDLKAIKEKKKKAKRSRKKQLVQEEERVKGKVSMKVYLSYMGAAYKGLLIPLIILAQASFQFLQIASNWWMAWANPQTEGDQSKVDPTLLLIVYTALAFGSSVFIFVRAALVATFGLAAAQKLFLNMLRSVFRAPMSFFDSTPAGRILNRVSIDQSVVDLDIPFRLGGFASTTIQLFGIVAVMTNVTWQVFLLVVPVAVACFWMQKYYMASSRELVRIVSIQKSPIIHLFGESIAGAATIRGFGQEKRFIKRNLYLLDCFVRPFFCSIAAIEWLCLRMELLSTLVFAFCMVLLVSFPHGTIDPSMAGLAVTYGLNLNGRLSRWILSFCKLENKIISIERIYQYSQILGEAPPIVEDFRPPSSWPETGTIELLDVKVRYAENLPTVLHGVSCLFPGGKKIGIVGRTGSGKSTLIQALFRLIEPTSGKITIDNIDISRIGLHDLRSRLGIIPQDPTLFEGTIRANLDPLEEHSDDKIWEALDKSQLGDVVRGKDLKLDSPVLENGDNWSVGQRQLVSLGRALLKQAKILVLDEATASVDTATDNLIQKIIRTEFEDCTVCTIAHRIPTVIDSDLVLVLSDGRVAEFDTPARLLEDKSSMFLKLVTEYSSRSTGIPDF; via the exons ATGGATTTTGACGAGATCTCGTTCTTCTTCCGAGATGATTTGCCACTATTGGAGCTCTGTTCTGTCGTCATCAACCTCTCactttttcttgtgtttctgtTTGCTGTCTCTGCGAGGCAGATTCTCGTCTGCgtgagaagaagcagagataGGTTCTCCAAGGACGATACGGTTTCTGCTTCTAATGTTAGCTTGGAAAGAGAGATTAACGATGTCACTGTTGGGTTTGGGTTTAAACTGTCTCTGCTCTGCTGCTTGTATGTGTTGGGCGTTCAAGTTTTGGTGTTAGGTTTTGATGGGGTTAAGGTTATAAGAGAAGTCAGTGACTGGTTCCTTCTTTGCTTTCCAGCTGCTCAGTGTTTAGCTTGGTTTGTCCTTAGCTTCTCAGTTCTTCATTTGAAATACAAATCATCAGAGAAGTTGCCTTTTTTGTTGAGGTTATGGTGGTTTTTATCGTTTTCGATTTGTTTGTGTACTATGTATGTGGATGGAAGAAGGCTAGCGATTGAAGGTTGGAGTGGTTGTGCTTCTCATGTTGTGGCCAATTTAGCTGTTACACCTGCTCTTGGGTTTCTTTGCTTTGTGGCTTTGAGAGGCGTTTCTGGTATTCAAGTTCGCCGAAGCTCTTCTGATCTTCAGGAGCCtttgcttgaagaagaagaggcagcTTGTCTTAAAGTTACTCCATATAGTAGTGCTGGACTAGTTAGCCTGATCACACTTTCTTGGTTAGATCCACTTCTCTCGGCCGGTTCTAAAAGACCGCTTGAGCTTAAGGATATACCGCTTCTTGCACCTAGAGATAGAGCCAAGTCAAGTTACAAGGTCTTGAAGTCGAACTGGAAGAGATCAAAATCCGAGAATCCTTCAAAGCCTCCTTCTTTAGCTCGTGCCATTCTGAAATCATTCTGGAAAGAAGCAGCTTGCAATGCCGTCTTTGCTGGGTTGAATACTCTAGTGTCCTATGTGGGTCCTTATTTGATCAGCTACTTTGTTGATTATCTTGGAGGGAAGGAGATTTTCCCGCATGAAGGATATGTTCTCGCTGGGATATTCTTTACTTCCAAGCTTATAGAGACAGTCACCACCCGCCAATGGTATATGGGTGTTGATATCTTAGGGATGCATGTGAGATCAGCTTTAACAGCTATGGTATACCGAAAAGGTCTCAAACTTTCGAATATAGCCAAGCAGAACCACACCAGCGGTGAAATTGTAAACTACATGGCAGTCGATGTCCAGCGCATAGGAGATTACTCATGGTATCTTCATGATATTTGGATGCTTCCGATGCAAATTATTCTTGCTCttgcaattttatataaaagcGTGGGCATAGCTTCTGTAGCTACGTTGGTTGCTACAATAATCTCCATTCTTGTCACGATTCCATTGGCTAAGATTCAGGAAGACTATCAAGATAAATTGATGACTGCGAAAGATGAAAGAATGAGGAAAACGTCAGAGTGTCTTAGGAACATGAGAGTTCTGAAATTGCAGGCATGGGAAG ATCGTTACAGAGTGAGATTGGAAGAAATGAGGGAAGAGGAGAATGGTTGGCTTCGCAAAGCCTTATATTCACAGGCTTTCGTTACTTTTATCTTTTGGAGTTCACCGATCTTTGTAGCCGCAGTTACATTCGCTACTTCGATATTCCTAGGCACTCAACTTACAGCTGGAGGTGTTCTTTCTGCTCTGGCAACATTCAGAATTCTTCAGGAGCCACTTAGGAACTTTCCTGATCTGGTATCAATGATGGCTCAGACAAAGGTTTCTCTTGATAGGATTTCCGGGTTCTTGCAGGAGGAAGAGCTACAGGAAGATGCAACTGTTGTTGTTCCACGTGGACTTTCAAATATAGCCATAGAGATTAAAGATGGTGTGTTTTGTTGGGACCCTTTTTCCTCTAGGCCGACATTATCTGGGATTCAGATGAAAGTGGAGAAGGGTATGCGTGTGGCTGTCTGTGGCACTGTTGGCTCTGGAAAATCAAGTTTTATCTCTTGCATCCTCGGGGAAATCCCAAAAATCTCTGGTGAA GTTAGAATATGTGGTACTACTGGTTATGTGTCTCAATCGGCTTGGATTCAGTCTGGTAACATTGAAGAAAACATTCTATTTGGCAGTCCAATGGAGAAAGCAAGGTACAAGAATGTGATACAAGCATGCTCGCTAAAGAAAGATTTAGAGCTTTTCTCACATGGGGACCAAACTATTATCGGAGAGAGAGGTATAAATCTCAGCGGGGGTCAGAAACAGCGCGTACAACTTGCAAGAGCATTGTATCAAGATGCTGACATATATTTGCTAGATGACCCTTTTAGTGCTCTTGATGCACACACTGGCTCTGATTTATTTAGG GACTATATTCTATCTGCATTGGCTGAGAAAACTGTTGTTTTTGTGACGCATCAAGTTGAGTTTCTTCCTGCAGCTGATCTAATATTG GTTCTGAAGGAAGGCAGGATTATTCAATCGGGTAAATATGATGATCTGCTACAAGCAGGTACTGATTTTAAGGCCTTAGTGTCTGCGCATCACGAAGCAATTGAGGCCATGGACATCCCAAGTCTCTCCTCAGAAGACTCTGATGAAAATCCAATCCTCGATAATTTGATCTTGCATAATCCAAAGTCAGatgtttttgaaaatgacattgAGACTTTGGCAAAGGAATTACAAGATGGTGGATCTTCTTCAGATCTAAAGgcaatcaaagagaagaagaagaaagcaaagcgTTCCCGCAAAAAGCAGCTTGTCCAAGAAGAGGAAAGAGTAAAGGGAAAAGTCAGCATGAAGGTGTACTTGTCATATATGGGTGCAGCATATAAAGGGCTTTTGATTCCTCTTATTATACTCGCACAAGCTTCTTTCCAATTTCTTCAGATTGCTAGTAACTGGTGGATGGCTTGGGCGAATCCTCAAACTGAAGGTGACCAGTCTAAAGTGGATCCCACACTGCTTCTCATCGTTTATACGGCTTTGGCTTTTGGGAGCTCTGTGTTCATATTTGTACGAGCTGCTCTGGTTGCAACTTTCGGTCTGGCAGCCGCACAGAAACTCTTCTTGAATATGCTCAGAAGTGTGTTCCGAGCGCCAATGTCATTCTTTGATTCCACTCCTGCAGGAAGAATTTTGAATCGG GTTTCTATTGATCAAAGTGTTGTGGATCTTGACATTCCTTTTAGACTCGGTGGGTTTGCTTCAACTACAATACAACTCTTTGGGATTGTCGCTGTAATGACTAATGTTACATGGCAAGTTTTCCTTCTTGTTGTTCCGGTAGCGGTTGCTTGCTTTTGGATGCAG AAATATTACATGGCTTCTTCAAGAGAATTGGTTCGGATTGTTAGTATCCAGAAGTCTCCAATAATTCACCTTTTTGGAGAATCAATTGCTGGTGCTGCCACAATAAGAGGGTTTGGCCAGGAAAAAAGATTTATCAAAAGGAATCTTTATCTTCTCGATTGTTTTGTTCGACCTTTCTTCTGCAGTATCGCTGCTATCGAATGGCTTTGTTTACGCATGGAATTACTTTCCACACTTGTATTTGCTTTCTGTATGGTTTTACTCGTCAGTTTTCCACATGGAACCATTGATCCAA GCATGGCAGGGCTTGCTGTGACATATGGGCTTAACTTGAATGGACGTCTATCACGATGGATACTTAGCTTTTGTAagcttgaaaacaaaattatctcaATCGAAAGGATTTATCAGTATAGTCAGATTTTAGGAGAAGCACCACCGATTGTCGAAGATTTCCGCCCACCGTCCTCGTGGCCTGAAACGGGAACAATAGAGTTACTTGATGTTAAG GTTCGTTATGCTGAGAATCTTCCAACAGTACTCCATGGGGTAAGCTGTTTGTTTCCGGGTGGAAAAAAGATTGGAATTGTGGGGAGAACGGGAAGCGGGAAGTCAACTTTGATTCAAGCTTTGTTTCGGTTGATTGAGCCAACTTCTGGCAAAATTACTATAGACAACATAGATATTTCTCGAATTGGTCTTCATGATCTCCGTAGTCGCCTTGGTATTATACCTCAAGATCCTACATTATTTGAAGGAACAATCCGAGCCAATCTTGACCCACTCGAAGAACATTCAGATGATAAAATCTGGGAG GCGCTTGACAAATCCCAGCTTGGAGACGTTGTTAGAGGAAAAGACCTAAAACTTGACTCTCCAG TACTGGAAAATGGAGATAACTGGAGTGTTGGGCAGAGACAGCTTGTGTCACTTGGACGAGCATTACTAAAACAAGCGAAAATACTTGTGCTTGATGAAGCAACAGCATCAGTTGATACAGCAACAGACAATCTGATCCAGAAGATCATCAGAACCGAGTTTGAAGACTGCACGGTCTGCACCATTGCTCACCGGATCCCAACTGTTATCGACAGTGACCTTGTTTTGGTTCTTAGCGACG GTAGAGTAGCAGAGTTTGATACTCCTGCGAGGCTACTAGAAGACAAATCATCCATGTTCTTGAAATTGGTAACAGAATACTCCTCAAGATCTACTGGGATCCCTGATTTTTGA